The genomic interval tattaaaaagAAGTCGCAGGCTGGAACTTCTGATAAGGGAAGATTAATTGAAATCAtttattaaagttttttaaaatcatatttgaGTTTATAATATTATAGAAATCAACACATTGGAGTGAGTTAATTCATGAGTGGCATGTGGCTGTCATTTTTTTCAAGAAGTTGGAATGATTAATAGTAATAAGAATTGAGATTCTCGTTCTGATTTGGAATATTTATGTGTTTTAGCTGTCATGTGTCAATGCATTAATAATGTCATTGTCATTTTATGGTGTTTTTCTTCTCTAGTTATTTCTTACAAATGCTAAATCTGATTTATCACAACTTCAACATCCTTTTATCctttactttaaaaatttaaaaacttgaaaagtaaaattatttaaattagaaaaaataaatgaaaaacgCTTTATAATGATACAAATCATGtgagttttaataaatttatttaatgagtATTATTAGCTTTATATGATATCATATCAGTGAAAGAATACAAATTATGTGTAGACAAAGAAGTAAAAGTAGTAGTGTAGTGATAGATAAATTCAAGGATCTTATCGAAGCAAATTGGCATTCTTACGAGTAAACAACATTTCAACAAAAAAGTACTACAAAACTGAATCCAAGGTTTTGGATTTAACCATCAATAGTAGTTAGATAACCCTAACCAATACCTTCATTTCCTTTATAATTGTAAAAACATTATTAAcgatttaaattatataaaatagtgTTATCAATTAGTTTCATATAACTAATACTGATGGTTAATATCACTACTAATTATTTGATGTAATTCTTTCAGGATCAGCACTCTCCTTCGACCACCTGTTAACTCGATGACGAGCTATAATTACCTGTGCAGTGACATAATGATTCATCCATCATGTGTATAATTACAAGTTCTTAGGAGACAATCTAGAATTAAGAATCATGAAGAGGTAATGAATCAAATACCTGGTCGTCCCAATTAGTTTTGTATGTTATTATAATTAACAGTAGAGTTTGGATAAATGTTCCAAACAACATTCCGATCCAAATACCCTACAAAAGATGAAATAAGTTTCGTTAAACAGATGAAACACCAATCAAATGCAGCATGAGAATGAGAACAATACCAACCTTGACTTGCAAATGGAGAATCTCACCAAGCACCATTCCAACAGGAATACCTATGACATAATAACACCCTATGTTCACATATGCTACAGAGCTTTGCCACCCTGCTCCAATAGCCACTCCTGTTCAAATCACACAATTTCAAAGTTCAAGATCAACCTTTTCTAACTTTTGCTTTTCTGTCCGTTTTCAGTattcaattttgatttttttttcatatgggAATTCTAGTCTTAAACCAAATGTTGATGAAGAGAACCTGAGAGTACAGGTTGAACACTGTTGAGGAGAATGGAGATTGCCAACAAAGGTGACAAGTCCGCAACAGCATTGGCCACTTCTTCATTTGAGGTAAATATGTATGCAAGCTTTTCCCTTAAgagtaagaaaaataagaagagaaagaaTCCAATGGCTAACGATGTAAGCACTGACACGAGTATAGAGAACTTTGCAGCTTTGGAGCTTCCTTTCCCAAGCTCGTTTGCCACTCGAACACTGCAGATGAAGTTAATATTTCATGGTAAACAAACAACATAAGAATAAAGAGTGTTTGATCAGAACACAAGAAAGAGGAAAGAATATGATTACCTTGCAGCAGCCATGAAACCAAGTGATATCATCATTTCCCATCCAGAAATATTGAGGCtgcaaaaaatgaaaattgatcttaagaaaTCAAAGAGAAAAGCTTTTTCAATAATCctttattattatacaaaatacATAGAAATAACTTAAATCCCATTCCCCATTTGATGAGTATTAGCGTATCACTCGTAATTTCGTGAATTCAAATGAAGTAAATAATGCTTAATAGAAAATGGATACCATATAGATAGAGCATCAATTTGGACCTCTGCATCATTCAAGTTGCCCGTTAGAAGAACCAATATTGTGTTGTACCACAGCTCAAGACTGTAAAACATTCCATAGCTTCAAATTAGGAAGACATATAAATGTTTACGATTATTTTTTCAGGATAAATTGTCTGACAGAAATGTAGGaactttgttttgaaaaataaaacctAGCAATCATGGCATTTGTAAAGAGCTTAACCCAGTAGTTCATAAGAAGAAAGCTCACCATAACATGACCCCAGATGAAAGGGAAAGCTTGACAACAGGCCAAAGATCTTTGAATGCTAAAAATGATAAACCTTTCCATGTATCAGAGCACCAACCACAGGTGATAAATATTACTTGACCAATGTTGGGAATCCAGGATGCCAAAATTGTTGAAAGCATTGCACCAGGAATTCCCAGCTTGAAATTCATTGTCAAAAGCCAAGAGAGTGAAACATGAGTGATTAATGAGAAAGCTGCCAAGAATGCAATGATGGTATTCCTGCTTTGAGATTGCAGAAACGTTTGGGTAGTGAAGgaaacaataaaagaaaataagattgGAATTGACCAAAGAGAAATGGTTTCCGCCACTTCTGCTATGTTCTCATCTTGACCCAGGAGCTTCAAAATTGGGCTCGTGAATAAGAACAACGGAAGAAGACAGAAAGCAGTTGAGAATAAAACTATCCATGATCTTTGAAGATACACTCCCATCATATCAAATTCTTTTGCACCGAATGCTTGTCCACAAATTGTTGACAATGCACTCGCCATTCCTAACTGCAATAGCCAGTTAACACACACAAATAACTGAAgttattatcataaaaatttattttgtaattgcCATAACAATAAGGTTCCAAAACATTTTTGTTGAATATATTGCATTTGCAGCCAAACTGTTGTTGGGGGAAACACGTGAATATTTGAATATTGTCATAGCAGGTGGTCGCAACCTTCTGCTCAAACTTTTTAATGTACTATAATCCcatttcaataattaataattaatctaCTTGTTTTCGTTACAACTCCTGACTGACTAATTATAATGGTTAAAATCATTAAGGTTGTGATTTGGATTCGGTGAAGATTTGACTAAGTCAATTTGAaatgatttgaaagaaaaaataaagaaattgagATTGTTTGAATTAAAGTAGGTTAGAGTGAATTTGTTAGAAAAGtttatttaaaatgtataaaatataaatttacaaatttattcttatttttaaaaatatttgaataatatatatatatatatatatttaagttatttaaaatatttgatgtaaaaaaaatatttatttttattgaataattttatatttattataaatatattttagccCATTTTCTACTTCATGAGTTATGACCTAGAAGACATGGTTCCAGACGGGGATGATTTGGAGGTGATATTTGTTGTCACTATAGGGCGGAAGGTGCACAAAGTCTTAGTTGATCAGGGGAGCTCAATTGATGTAATGTTTTGGGGAACGTTCACTAACTTGCAGTTATCCCCTAACCAGTTGAGGCCATACGATGGATGTTTGGTCGACTTCGCGggagatcaggtagaagtgTGAGGGTAGGTTGAGGATGACCTTCTCCGATAAAAGTGGACGATTACCATCAAATACATCATTGTTAACGCGTCTTCTTCTTACAACTTGTTTTAGGGGCAACCTTCCCTGAATAGTTTGGGTGGGTAGCCTCAACAacccatatgaagatgaagctgccttcTCCTGAAGGAGGGGTGATTACCATAAAGTCCGATCAGAAGACGGCACGAAAATGCTACGAGAGTAGTTTGAAGAATCAAAGGAGAACTTACACAATCGTTATCCCGGCATGAGAGCCAGAATGTATTACGGAGGCAGATGTCGTCAATAAGAGATACATGGACCTACTGGAGAGGTTCAGGAAAGGGAGACGCAAGAGAACCTTTTGAAAAACGTggcataaaagaaacaaaatggacCACCAGGATCCGCACTTGTCACAGCAGATGCGCTCACCCTCCCTACACTCTACGTTTTTTACATTACCCTCGTATCTTTTGCTCATGTTACACCCATTTTCTCTTAACTCTAAGACGTAAatgggtggtgtgataagagaCCTCTTTTAGAAGCTCTTTTTTGGTCGAGGGACACAATAAACCGTAATCCATTGCAAAAATAGCTAGAACAAAAGCATAAACACAAATAAGATACAAGCATAGTTCAAGCCAAGCAGAGAAGACGAATTGACAAGAAATCACAGTTCAGGTAATGTAATCGGTAAGATGAATAAATATCTGCCAGTAGAGATTAGTGGAGGAAAATACATGATATGATGATGGAGGAGAAAAAGTGcgaaagaaagagaggtttttagAGCACGAGAGTTCCGGGGAGAAGAGAGATTGCGTAGCAAGTAAATGAGGTAGACATGGatttttaattgtttgaaaGAAGGAGATGAAGTGTTAATGCTTCCTAGTCGTTGATGCGCATGCCACGTGGATGTCTTAGATTTAATGTGGTGAAATGTTTTGTCAAGAAACGCTTCGATAACGCACCTCACCTACCCACTAGGAAAACGTCATGTTAGCCGCCAAATGCTGGTAAGCCTCTTCACCTAGTCGAACTTGACTCGAGCCTGGGGAACTTGTGTTTTGGACAGGAATGCTCGAGACCTCGGTCTAAACATTTAGGTATGATC from Phaseolus vulgaris cultivar G19833 chromosome 1, P. vulgaris v2.0, whole genome shotgun sequence carries:
- the LOC137813779 gene encoding protein DETOXIFICATION 21-like — its product is MEGDQEEKLLIKEKTSEEESSLVNKVWEESKLMWTVAAPAIFTRFSSFGVTIISQAYVGHIGSRELAAFALVFTVLIRFANGILLGMASALSTICGQAFGAKEFDMMGVYLQRSWIVLFSTAFCLLPLFLFTSPILKLLGQDENIAEVAETISLWSIPILFSFIVSFTTQTFLQSQSRNTIIAFLAAFSLITHVSLSWLLTMNFKLGIPGAMLSTILASWIPNIGQVIFITCGWCSDTWKGLSFLAFKDLWPVVKLSLSSGVMLCLELWYNTILVLLTGNLNDAEVQIDALSICLNISGWEMMISLGFMAAASVRVANELGKGSSKAAKFSILVSVLTSLAIGFFLFLFFLLLREKLAYIFTSNEEVANAVADLSPLLAISILLNSVQPVLSGVAIGAGWQSSVAYVNIGCYYVIGIPVGMVLGEILHLQVKGIWIGMLFGTFIQTLLLIIITYKTNWDDQVIIARHRVNRWSKESADPERITSNN